Proteins found in one Pelotomaculum isophthalicicum JI genomic segment:
- a CDS encoding rhomboid family intramembrane serine protease, which produces MDEFIFSHAVIPLQLASVGMTADQLIRLTTTMFLHGGWFHVLSNMLYLWIFGDNVESRMGHVRYLVFYLLTGYIATITHVLYNPLSKSPLIGASGAIAGVLGAYLILYPRAKVLTLVFLFIFIQIIPIPAVIFLGLWFVLQILNGVAGLTDQTAQGVAFWAHIGGFIAGILLVKLFAQRRDYANY; this is translated from the coding sequence TTGGATGAGTTTATTTTTTCCCATGCGGTAATTCCGCTCCAGCTTGCATCTGTAGGCATGACCGCGGACCAATTGATCAGGCTAACTACGACTATGTTTTTACATGGAGGATGGTTTCATGTATTGAGCAATATGCTTTATTTATGGATTTTCGGGGATAATGTTGAAAGTCGCATGGGGCATGTGAGGTACCTGGTGTTTTACCTGTTAACAGGGTATATAGCCACTATTACCCACGTTCTTTACAACCCGCTTTCAAAATCGCCATTAATTGGCGCCAGTGGTGCTATAGCGGGAGTACTCGGGGCTTATTTGATTCTATACCCGCGTGCTAAAGTGCTTACATTAGTATTTCTGTTTATATTTATTCAGATCATACCCATTCCAGCAGTAATATTTTTAGGGCTTTGGTTTGTCCTGCAAATTCTTAACGGAGTTGCCGGCTTAACGGATCAGACTGCTCAAGGTGTCGCTTTCTGGGCGCATATTGGCGGTTTTATTGCCGGTATACTGCTGGTAAAGCTATTTGCACAGCGCAGAGATTATGCTAACTATTAG
- a CDS encoding ABC transporter ATP-binding protein, with protein sequence MNRKIIEISNLVLNKEKHTILDIDTFYLEQGETIVLIGPNGAGKSTLLQILMLLQRPTAGDFYFRGEKVRWEDSLSYRRRMAMVFQEALLLETTVYHNVASGLVIRGFPKEQIQERVKKWLVRLGIEHLSYRSARSLSGGESQRVSLARALVLEPEVIFLDEPFAALDEPTRNTLLSDLADILRDTSVSSIIVTHNYAEIPVLADRAVAMDKGRIVQVATPWEILTRPASLGVASLVGIKNAIKGVITGYDNDNGKVFVKAGQHDIVANVFTPPNSEKVYILLRPEDVKMMVTLEKNEANTMRGRIGKLMPYGNMFTAVVDCGIPFTATISHEQALHGDLTIGRDVWISFSPDRVHLINAQAITPE encoded by the coding sequence ATGAACAGGAAAATAATTGAAATAAGCAACCTCGTCTTAAACAAAGAAAAACATACTATTTTGGATATTGACACTTTTTACCTGGAGCAAGGTGAAACTATAGTCTTAATTGGGCCAAACGGAGCGGGAAAAAGCACTTTATTGCAGATTCTAATGCTATTGCAGCGTCCCACAGCAGGTGATTTTTATTTTAGAGGCGAAAAAGTCAGATGGGAGGACTCCCTTAGCTACCGCCGCCGTATGGCTATGGTTTTTCAGGAAGCTTTGCTGCTTGAAACAACAGTTTATCATAATGTTGCCTCCGGTCTGGTGATTAGGGGCTTTCCAAAGGAACAAATTCAAGAACGCGTAAAGAAATGGTTGGTTAGGCTAGGTATTGAACATTTGTCATATCGTTCGGCACGTAGCCTGTCTGGCGGGGAATCGCAACGGGTTAGTCTGGCCAGGGCGCTGGTGCTGGAACCGGAAGTAATTTTTCTTGATGAACCCTTTGCCGCTCTTGACGAACCAACGCGTAATACTCTTCTATCTGATCTAGCAGATATATTAAGGGACACCAGTGTTAGTAGTATCATTGTAACCCACAATTACGCTGAAATTCCTGTTCTGGCCGATAGGGCAGTCGCGATGGACAAAGGCAGAATAGTTCAGGTTGCCACACCTTGGGAGATCCTGACACGCCCGGCCAGCCTTGGTGTCGCTTCCCTGGTGGGAATAAAAAACGCAATAAAGGGCGTGATTACCGGGTATGACAATGACAACGGTAAAGTATTTGTAAAGGCCGGACAGCACGATATTGTCGCTAATGTTTTTACTCCGCCTAATAGCGAAAAAGTTTATATCCTGCTAAGGCCGGAGGATGTAAAAATGATGGTGACACTCGAAAAGAACGAAGCTAATACTATGCGTGGGAGAATTGGCAAGCTGATGCCTTATGGCAATATGTTTACAGCGGTAGTGGATTGCGGGATACCATTCACCGCCACTATAAGCCATGAACAAGCACTGCATGGAGATTTAACCATAGGTCGTGATGTGTGGATTAGTTTTAGCCCGGATAGAGTCCACCTTATTAATGCTCAAGCGATAACACCAGAATAG
- a CDS encoding diguanylate cyclase encodes MNDINILIVEDSLTQAEQLRYTLEQYGYNVTVSHNGLEAIENIKVKKPTIVISDVVMPEMNGYELCRLIKSDERFKDIPVILLTSLSEPTDVINGMKCGANNFIIKPYNEQFLISRIRYILANMELRKNGIAAEMGIEVFFAGQKHYLNSERIQIIDLLLSTFENAIQKNIELEQSHKELTKAFETIKILEADYRALLERNADAMIVVDSEGVIRYLNPAAETLFSRNKEDLLGELFDFPVKAGETREVNITRKDGAELTAEVRVADTNWEGDSALIATLRDVTDNVQLREKLISISLTDELTGLCNRRGFLTLAQQQLALANRSKGEVLLLYGDLDDMKWINDNFGHHEGDRALIETANILKSTFRESDIIGRIGGDEFAVLMLEAPVSSAETLITRLREKLAGRNAQTVHYRLSISVGIVHYDPESNYTIDKMLIEADKLMYEQKRDKRHLTGEKSIYEQENN; translated from the coding sequence ATGAACGATATCAATATTTTGATTGTGGAAGACAGTCTAACCCAAGCAGAGCAACTGAGATATACTCTCGAACAGTACGGATATAATGTGACAGTATCACACAATGGGTTGGAAGCAATTGAAAATATTAAGGTAAAAAAACCGACGATAGTGATCAGTGATGTGGTCATGCCGGAAATGAATGGTTATGAACTCTGCAGGCTGATCAAATCTGATGAAAGATTTAAAGACATTCCAGTTATACTTTTAACATCGCTGTCCGAGCCAACTGATGTTATCAACGGGATGAAATGCGGCGCAAATAACTTTATTATAAAGCCTTATAATGAGCAATTTCTTATCTCCCGCATCCGCTACATACTGGCTAACATGGAGCTGAGAAAAAACGGGATCGCTGCGGAAATGGGTATTGAGGTTTTTTTTGCAGGGCAAAAGCATTATCTTAATTCAGAACGTATCCAGATTATAGACTTGCTTCTTTCCACTTTTGAGAATGCCATTCAAAAAAACATTGAGCTTGAGCAATCACACAAGGAATTGACAAAAGCGTTTGAAACTATTAAGATTCTGGAAGCTGATTACCGCGCGCTCCTTGAAAGGAATGCTGATGCCATGATTGTTGTAGATTCTGAAGGAGTGATTCGTTATCTCAATCCCGCTGCGGAAACCCTTTTTAGCCGCAATAAAGAAGATTTGCTGGGTGAATTGTTTGATTTTCCTGTTAAAGCTGGTGAAACAAGAGAGGTTAATATAACCCGCAAGGACGGAGCGGAGCTTACCGCGGAGGTACGTGTGGCGGATACAAATTGGGAAGGTGACAGCGCCCTCATCGCAACACTCCGGGATGTTACTGATAATGTGCAATTAAGAGAAAAATTGATCAGTATATCCCTAACGGATGAACTTACCGGCCTATGCAACAGGCGCGGATTTTTAACCCTCGCTCAACAACAGCTGGCATTAGCCAACCGCTCCAAAGGGGAAGTCTTGCTGTTATATGGAGACCTGGACGACATGAAGTGGATCAATGATAATTTTGGCCATCATGAAGGAGACCGGGCTTTGATCGAGACCGCCAATATTTTAAAAAGCACATTTAGAGAGTCTGATATCATCGGCCGTATCGGTGGTGACGAGTTTGCTGTTCTTATGCTTGAAGCGCCCGTTTCCAGCGCTGAAACATTAATTACACGCTTGCGTGAAAAACTTGCTGGCCGCAACGCGCAGACAGTTCACTACAGGTTGTCTATCAGCGTCGGTATTGTTCATTATGATCCTGAATCAAACTATACTATTGATAAAATGTTAATTGAAGCAGACAAGTTAATGTATGAGCAAAAACGTGATAAAAGACATTTAACAGGAGAGAAAAGTATATATGAACAGGAAAATAATTGA
- a CDS encoding hybrid sensor histidine kinase/response regulator: MPMQDNKKDNDLLKRLRSLFKIEAEERLKAMSAGLLELEKTPDAESQNAVVEAIFREAHSLKGAARAVNMTDIETICQSLESVLAVLKRKAINPSPGLFDKLHNAVDTINKLLSTAEGGQVLITTLIQQLADLETGKQSGSTQTEEHLPKLKRNIPTAQPGNNYFLSPIIGNDTAGQAEPSIVDKQVVSGTVRISTEKLDSLLLQAEEMLSIKLTMDRHAADLRNIQDILGYWDKECDKNHPGMQTDKNNLQFDKLMEFLDRNQNCLRLLESKVKTMIKLAEHDRRSIGAVVDNFQKDIRKALMLPFSSLLSTFPMMIRDLSRAQNKEVELILHGSEIEIDKRILEDIKDPFIHLLRNCIDHGIETPEERERSKKARCGKITVTISQLSGHKVEILVSDDGIGINLDRVIESAINKGILTEKECDKLSKQEALALIFQSEVSTSPIITDISGRGLGLAIVREKVEQLGGVITVETQPQNGSSFRMIIPVTLATFRGILVRVSEQLFIIPSINVDKVTRIKQDEIKTIENKEIISLKGCAFSFVRLADVLELALQENKNNSLGYIPVLLLGTAEKRIAFAVDEIVCEQEVLVKSLGKQLSRVRNISGATVLGSGKVVPVLNVPDLLRSTIKIKNATFETASATGIAGLNKKSILVVEDSITSRMLLKNILESSGYSVKTAVDGIEALTALKTEDYDLVVSDVEMPRMNGFELTSRIRMDKKYAWLPVVLVTGLDSREDRERGIDAGADAYIVKSSFDHGNLLEVINKLI; the protein is encoded by the coding sequence ATGCCCATGCAAGATAATAAAAAAGATAACGATTTACTGAAAAGACTTCGTTCACTTTTTAAAATAGAAGCGGAAGAACGACTTAAAGCAATGTCTGCGGGACTGCTTGAATTAGAGAAAACACCGGATGCTGAAAGTCAAAACGCAGTGGTTGAAGCTATTTTCCGGGAAGCGCATAGTTTAAAGGGCGCGGCGCGGGCAGTCAACATGACAGATATTGAAACGATTTGCCAGTCACTTGAGAGCGTCCTGGCCGTCTTGAAGCGCAAGGCGATTAACCCGTCACCCGGACTTTTTGACAAGCTACATAACGCAGTCGACACAATTAATAAGCTGCTTTCTACTGCTGAAGGAGGACAAGTTCTTATTACGACACTCATTCAGCAGTTAGCCGACCTGGAAACCGGCAAGCAGTCAGGCAGTACCCAAACTGAAGAACATTTACCCAAATTAAAAAGAAACATCCCGACGGCTCAACCGGGCAACAACTACTTTTTATCACCAATAATAGGCAACGATACCGCCGGTCAGGCTGAGCCAAGTATTGTGGACAAGCAGGTTGTATCAGGAACGGTGCGGATTTCCACAGAAAAGTTGGATTCACTATTACTGCAAGCTGAGGAAATGCTGTCAATAAAACTGACAATGGACCGACATGCCGCCGACTTGCGGAATATTCAGGATATCCTTGGCTACTGGGATAAGGAATGTGATAAAAATCATCCGGGTATGCAAACAGATAAGAACAATTTACAGTTTGACAAACTGATGGAGTTTCTCGATCGAAATCAAAACTGCCTTAGATTACTGGAAAGCAAAGTAAAAACAATGATAAAATTAGCTGAACATGATCGACGATCAATTGGCGCAGTCGTTGATAATTTCCAAAAAGATATAAGAAAAGCGCTTATGCTTCCCTTTTCCTCCTTATTATCAACTTTCCCCATGATGATTCGTGACTTGTCCCGGGCCCAGAACAAAGAAGTGGAGTTAATTTTGCATGGAAGTGAGATTGAAATTGACAAGCGCATCCTTGAAGATATAAAAGATCCTTTTATTCATCTACTGCGAAATTGTATCGATCATGGCATTGAAACACCGGAGGAACGGGAAAGAAGCAAAAAAGCGCGATGCGGGAAGATTACTGTGACTATTTCACAGTTGAGTGGGCATAAAGTTGAGATCCTAGTTTCAGATGACGGAATTGGTATCAATTTAGATAGAGTTATAGAATCTGCTATAAACAAGGGAATATTAACAGAAAAAGAATGTGATAAGCTCAGTAAACAAGAGGCGCTGGCGCTGATATTCCAATCGGAAGTTTCTACAAGTCCGATAATTACCGATATTTCCGGCAGGGGACTCGGGCTTGCTATAGTGCGCGAAAAAGTGGAACAGCTTGGCGGGGTTATCACAGTGGAAACCCAACCTCAAAACGGATCATCATTCAGAATGATTATTCCGGTGACACTGGCTACTTTCAGGGGGATACTCGTTAGAGTTTCTGAACAATTGTTTATAATACCTTCAATTAACGTAGATAAAGTTACGAGAATTAAACAAGATGAGATAAAAACGATCGAGAATAAAGAAATCATTTCACTAAAGGGTTGCGCTTTTTCCTTCGTCAGACTGGCTGATGTGTTGGAACTTGCCCTTCAAGAAAACAAAAACAATAGTTTAGGATATATCCCGGTGCTGCTGCTAGGCACTGCGGAAAAACGAATCGCCTTCGCTGTAGACGAGATTGTATGTGAGCAGGAGGTACTGGTCAAAAGTCTTGGCAAACAGCTTTCACGGGTAAGGAATATTAGCGGCGCCACTGTACTTGGCTCCGGAAAGGTAGTACCTGTTTTAAATGTTCCAGATTTGTTGAGATCAACAATAAAAATTAAAAATGCAACTTTTGAAACGGCCTCAGCAACAGGGATAGCAGGTTTAAATAAAAAATCAATTCTAGTAGTGGAGGACTCAATTACTTCAAGAATGTTACTAAAGAATATTCTGGAGTCATCAGGGTACAGTGTCAAAACCGCTGTTGATGGTATTGAAGCGTTAACAGCGCTGAAAACGGAGGACTATGATTTAGTTGTGTCAGATGTGGAAATGCCGAGAATGAATGGTTTTGAACTCACATCCAGGATACGTATGGATAAAAAATATGCGTGGTTGCCCGTTGTTTTGGTGACCGGGCTTGATTCCCGGGAAGACCGGGAGCGCGGCATAGACGCGGGAGCTGACGCTTATATTGTGAAAAGCAGTTTCGACCATGGTAATTTGTTAGAAGTAATAAATAAACTTATCTAA
- a CDS encoding methyl-accepting chemotaxis protein: MNFKDMKIGTRLGLGFGLILILLVISTLVGNSSMGKIQGDMNQIYNTNVVSMELAYDMLDSMAVISRETRSIILLEDSNAKQDSSNKIEEARARYNKDFAKLREMDNTVEGKALLANVEKAIESGKLSNDKVVTLGLAGNNAEAVSVINKEAMPGMARIEDSLKNVVNYQEERSKARFNEAAQLYARTRLFMLINSGIAIILGIFISWLITFIITRSITNPLKIAVDVAEQIADRNLRVDVPVNNSRNEIGFLIQSFHRMVENLREETRQIMEGVNVLASSASEISASTVQFASGAAESAAALSETTATMEEVRQTVQVSSQKAKYMSEIAPKAMQASQDGQDSVNETIKRMDLIQEQMVSIAESIVRLSEQSQAIGELISIVDDVAEQSNLLAVNASIEAAKAEEHGQGFAVVAQEIKSLAEQSKQATAQVRRILNDIQKATSAAVMATEQGSKAVDAGVKQSTEASESIRTMANTITEATQALTQIAVTAQQQLTGIDQVAIAMNNIEQASNQNVDSARQLETAALKLDELGRRLKELVEQYQV; encoded by the coding sequence ATGAATTTTAAAGACATGAAAATTGGAACAAGACTGGGGCTGGGCTTTGGGCTAATTTTGATCCTGCTCGTTATTTCAACGCTGGTAGGAAACAGTAGTATGGGGAAGATTCAGGGCGATATGAATCAGATCTATAATACTAACGTTGTCAGTATGGAATTGGCTTATGATATGTTGGATTCAATGGCCGTCATCTCGCGGGAAACACGCTCTATTATTTTATTAGAGGATTCTAACGCGAAGCAGGATTCCAGCAACAAGATTGAAGAGGCACGGGCTAGATATAATAAGGACTTTGCCAAGCTTAGGGAAATGGACAATACTGTTGAAGGTAAGGCTCTACTGGCAAATGTTGAAAAGGCTATCGAATCCGGCAAACTATCCAACGATAAAGTGGTTACTTTAGGTTTGGCGGGTAATAACGCTGAGGCAGTTTCTGTGATTAATAAAGAAGCTATGCCTGGCATGGCTAGAATTGAAGATTCGTTGAAAAACGTTGTCAATTACCAGGAAGAACGCAGTAAAGCGCGTTTTAACGAGGCGGCTCAATTATATGCCAGAACCCGTTTGTTTATGTTAATTAACAGTGGTATAGCGATAATATTGGGGATATTTATTTCTTGGCTGATTACTTTCATTATCACGCGCAGCATCACAAATCCCTTGAAAATCGCGGTAGACGTGGCTGAACAAATTGCAGACCGGAATTTAAGGGTTGATGTGCCTGTCAATAATAGCCGTAATGAAATAGGTTTCCTGATTCAATCATTCCACAGGATGGTGGAGAATTTAAGAGAAGAAACCAGGCAGATTATGGAAGGGGTAAACGTTCTAGCTTCCTCCGCCAGTGAGATATCAGCCTCAACCGTTCAGTTCGCCTCCGGCGCGGCGGAATCGGCTGCCGCGCTAAGTGAGACAACCGCCACTATGGAAGAAGTAAGACAGACAGTACAAGTTTCCAGTCAAAAAGCCAAATATATGTCGGAGATAGCCCCTAAAGCAATGCAAGCTTCACAAGATGGTCAGGATTCGGTGAATGAAACGATCAAGAGGATGGATCTAATTCAAGAACAGATGGTCTCTATTGCTGAAAGTATTGTCCGGCTTAGTGAACAGAGCCAGGCCATAGGGGAACTTATTTCTATTGTCGATGACGTGGCGGAACAGTCAAACCTCCTGGCGGTCAACGCTTCGATCGAGGCGGCCAAGGCGGAGGAACACGGGCAAGGGTTTGCCGTGGTCGCCCAAGAAATCAAGAGCCTGGCGGAACAGTCAAAACAGGCGACGGCTCAGGTGCGGAGAATCTTGAATGACATCCAGAAAGCCACCAGCGCGGCGGTAATGGCTACTGAACAAGGTAGTAAAGCGGTTGATGCCGGTGTAAAACAATCCACTGAAGCAAGCGAGTCGATCCGGACTATGGCGAATACGATTACGGAAGCAACGCAGGCGTTAACTCAAATTGCGGTTACCGCCCAGCAGCAGTTGACCGGAATTGATCAGGTAGCTATAGCGATGAATAATATTGAGCAAGCAAGCAATCAGAACGTTGACAGCGCTAGACAACTGGAAACAGCGGCGCTGAAATTAGACGAATTGGGACGGAGGCTGAAGGAGTTGGTTGAGCAATACCAGGTTTAA
- a CDS encoding chemotaxis protein CheW codes for MKVVWNDIYNRLENARAAVERGFTPSPEERKLILRARAKTLAQVPKNKESTETHLKILGFFLNGEKYAVESVFIREVCPLKEMTPLPCTPPFILGIINIRGQILSVVDINKFFGITGKGTNVLNKTIIVHNNEMEFAIPAETITGVSYIPQDKIQPLPPTLTNIRAEYLKGMTMEQFIVLDMARILSDKRIVVNEEGEA; via the coding sequence ATGAAGGTTGTCTGGAATGATATATACAATCGTTTAGAAAATGCCAGAGCAGCTGTTGAGAGGGGATTTACACCATCTCCTGAAGAAAGGAAATTGATTCTCAGAGCCAGAGCGAAAACACTTGCCCAAGTGCCCAAAAATAAAGAATCAACTGAAACGCATCTAAAGATCCTTGGATTCTTTTTGAACGGTGAAAAATATGCGGTTGAGTCGGTGTTTATCCGCGAGGTCTGCCCACTAAAAGAAATGACTCCGTTACCTTGCACACCGCCGTTTATTCTTGGGATAATCAATATCAGAGGACAAATATTATCAGTAGTTGATATAAATAAGTTTTTTGGTATTACAGGGAAGGGAACCAACGTTCTCAATAAGACCATAATTGTTCATAACAATGAAATGGAGTTTGCTATTCCCGCGGAAACCATTACCGGTGTTAGCTACATTCCACAGGATAAGATTCAACCATTGCCGCCCACCTTGACCAACATACGCGCGGAATATCTGAAAGGTATGACAATGGAACAATTCATCGTACTAGATATGGCAAGGATTCTATCCGACAAACGGATTGTTGTTAATGAAGAGGGAGAAGCGTGA
- a CDS encoding CheR family methyltransferase, with product MSSHLSNYQIDILASHLTVGETYFYRDKKIFNVLEKHIIPELINSYNLLEKRQPIRIWSAGCSTGEEPYSIAILLDKMNYYLRDWHISILGTDINSNFLKKALEGIYSEWSFRDTPAWIKERFFKHSKDNRFEVLPHIKRMVQFAQLNLAEETYPSVLNNTSAVNVIFCRNVLIYLSHEQKEKVIQRLFRSLKPGGWLITSPAEAAPDLYSQFTKLNYDGTILFKKNDLQTNLINNFATIQSKTEKYLPGDSSLEYQPKYTDVFHADLSEKTTVQSFDDGVLIDAQASNEDSRNDSKMAYLARICANQGKLDEALECCEKAICADKLNPGLHYLFATILQEKEQVEEAIVSLKRALYLDPNFVLAHFALGNITMRQGNHLESKKHYKNALTLLTKYAQEDILPESEGITAGRLSEIIAGIIGSRILR from the coding sequence ATGTCATCGCATTTGTCTAATTATCAAATAGATATTTTGGCAAGTCACCTGACCGTTGGTGAAACTTATTTTTATCGGGATAAAAAAATATTTAATGTGCTCGAAAAGCATATTATCCCCGAATTGATAAACTCTTATAATCTTTTAGAAAAAAGGCAACCAATAAGGATCTGGAGCGCTGGCTGCAGTACAGGCGAGGAGCCATATTCAATCGCGATACTGCTGGATAAAATGAACTATTATTTAAGGGATTGGCATATTAGCATCCTTGGCACAGACATTAACTCAAACTTTTTAAAAAAGGCGCTTGAGGGTATTTATAGTGAATGGTCGTTTCGTGACACACCCGCATGGATCAAGGAGAGATTTTTTAAGCATTCAAAAGATAACCGCTTTGAAGTTCTCCCTCATATTAAAAGAATGGTGCAGTTTGCGCAACTCAATTTGGCAGAGGAAACTTACCCGTCAGTGTTAAACAACACCAGTGCGGTAAATGTGATTTTTTGCCGCAATGTGCTTATATACCTTTCACATGAACAAAAGGAAAAAGTCATTCAACGTCTTTTCCGCTCTCTTAAGCCCGGCGGGTGGCTAATCACCAGTCCAGCCGAAGCTGCGCCCGATCTATATTCCCAATTTACAAAATTAAATTATGATGGAACGATTCTATTTAAAAAAAATGACTTGCAGACTAATTTAATAAATAATTTTGCTACAATACAGTCAAAAACAGAAAAATATCTACCGGGTGACTCCAGTCTTGAATATCAACCTAAATATACAGACGTTTTTCATGCTGACTTATCAGAAAAAACCACCGTTCAGTCTTTTGATGATGGTGTATTAATCGATGCCCAAGCGTCCAATGAAGATTCACGTAACGACAGTAAAATGGCTTATTTAGCGCGGATTTGCGCTAATCAGGGAAAACTTGATGAGGCGCTGGAGTGTTGTGAAAAGGCTATCTGCGCAGATAAACTTAATCCCGGCTTGCATTATCTATTCGCAACAATCCTGCAAGAAAAAGAGCAGGTAGAAGAGGCGATAGTATCATTAAAGCGCGCGCTTTACCTTGACCCCAATTTTGTTCTAGCTCATTTTGCATTGGGAAACATCACCATGCGGCAGGGAAATCATCTTGAATCGAAGAAACACTATAAAAATGCTCTAACGCTTTTAACTAAATATGCTCAAGAAGATATCTTACCGGAGTCGGAAGGCATTACCGCCGGCAGGCTATCAGAAATTATTGCCGGTATAATTGGAAGCAGAATTTTGAGATAA